In Odocoileus virginianus isolate 20LAN1187 ecotype Illinois chromosome 23, Ovbor_1.2, whole genome shotgun sequence, one DNA window encodes the following:
- the LOC139030529 gene encoding collagen alpha-2(I) chain-like, translating into MDLNCSDILARGSAAGRRIRRPEETSARTEGSGDLRRRQLEQQEMGNRNSRVHGLQGTCSAREACVSEREQRLLRATGARPVQQQRPAQPGVAFSMQAQSPKHRKGAMQSGDNAPVTLSVQVEPRKTTGLEKADQAKTTVAREGMETVTSLTARLYAARQQKNVFKEPRVPEDHEVQGREEQEASRGCSGEPGSQDLCKQTRAVHPGAASGGGGARTPAEAVSPESKPEPTAHPEETKGREDSQDHGAASGDRPGQTQGLPDPGPAPGVAPTPPQPDPGPAPGVTPTPPQPDLRATARGNANTTPARPRATARGNANTTPARPRAGARGNANTTPPRPEGQRQGQTRELAPGVTPTPPPARPEGRRQGQTRGPAPGVTPTPPQPDPRAGARGNANTTPARPEGRRQGANCQRQSRKWQTDPDTGTFLQDNWPSLFKKSTSRVGKPDCGLAAECHEDDRSLPPRPYCWGENSPKAQVGDPRQRSSSGPEQRRLDLLPTHHPAFRTHARRPAAQAPGTWGLPGRTRAASSSDVAAFPPRLPRSHHPGLAGRRPERTAGPNSETQARSYLLETRRGTLTRPKQHTGSVQGRGTCPPRGTPGHRSGLPGWLHFGFEGIHAVPVPTLGGPTSHRSDGPPLNVVQVSTCAHVAPELPLQTAHTPGCSLPAGRPWAGSVTGPWVRMGPPFRPAGLGRAGQGRLDGGAMAGSAQDFAGGVGGCRKAFTRRRAEPEQGKHLSKAGDGPYDRTWPERWGRAPHLTAASHAGSPLHHPETPRHGTQRNTHGNREASEPCRDEKRLVCSLRRVNEAPVAPSWKRTENEIPYLGGGHPKSTACKAIHGGGGGQRPSGQTHTKHLSAGRRPPPQGDCGPGSAAWSAGEPTPAGTSVPVLARGRPGVRARFHGLALAPPAARPEEAPRVPRCQPGRRPRGAQLEWRPGAETESAARAGSPRLQDAPAPPRAGDPAPARPDSGLALRPRPPGPASAPGPWVWLRRPGAPTSRPRPRRRAWTAGPGSEPRTHRGDPTAAQADAPHSSASALSAPGPSRAAAAAAGRCTPPRAPRGRGGAGGGAGARRRSARTPSTPRGPAGRAALGAEAPLMGRVWADCTGVAPPPRASLSDRAGALRPRAGVGRLRKRSHHLGEGRPRRRSPRAPAPPPGGQLGGREVLGAGWTGGVGGAGRRGLPGDSAAGRAHASRGIGSCGATGALFRLQVRAGARRRPAAKPGKASVLPRGSGGALRARRASFGPGVKGDKVQPCAGIKA; encoded by the exons ATGGATCTGAACTGCAGTGACATCCTCGCCAGAGGCTCAGCAGCTGGCAGAAGGATCCGGAGGCCTGAGGAGACGTCAGCTAGAACAGAAGGATCCGGAGACCTGAGGAGACGTCAGCTAGAACAGCAGGAGATGGG GAACCGCAACTCCCGAGTCCACGGACTCCAGGGCACGTGCTCTGCACGAGAAGCCTGCGTGTCAGAACGAGAGCAGCGCCTGCTCAGAGCGACTGGAGCAAGGCCGGTGCAGCAGCAGAGACCCGCACAGCCAGGAGTGGCGTTCAGCATGCAAGCACAGTCGCCGAAACACAGGAAGGGCGCCATGCAGAGCGGAGACAACGCACCTGTAACACTGAGCGTGCAGGTAGAGCCTAGGAAAACCACCGGACTTGAGAAGGCCGATCAGGCAAAAACCACGGTCGCTCGGGAGGGAATGGAAACCGTCACGAGTCTGACAGCGAGGCTTTATGCTGCAAGACAACAGAAGAACGTGTTTAAG GAGCCGAGGGTTCCCGAGGACCACGAGGTCCAGGGGCGGGAAGAACAGGAAGCGAGCCGAGGATGCTCTGGGGAACCAGGGAGCCAGGACCTCTGCAAGCAGACGAGGGCG GTGCACCCCGGGGCAgcgtcggggggggggggggcccgcACACCTGCGGAAGCTGTCTCCCCAGAGAGCAAACCCGAGCCCACCGCCCACCCCGAGGAAACCAAGGGCAGGGAAGACTCACAGGACCACGGTGCTGCCAGCGGGGACCGCCCCGGCCAGACCCAGGGCCTG CCAGACCCAGGGCCGGCGCCAGGGGTAGCGCCAACACCACCCCAGCCAGACCCAGGGCCGGCGCCGGGGGTAACGCCAACACCACCCCAGCCAGACCTGAGGGCCACCGCCAGGGGTAACGCCAACACCACCCCAGCCAGACCCAGGGCCACCGCCAGGGGTAACGCCAACACCACCCCAGCCAGACCCAGGGCCGGCGCCAGGGGTAACGCCAACACCACCCCACCCAGACCCGAGGGCCAGCGCCAGGG CCAGACCCGAGAGCTGGCGCCAGGGGTAACGCCAACACCCCCCCCAGCCAGACCCGAGGGCCGGCGCCAGGG CCAGACCCGAGGGCCGGCGCCAGGGGTAACGCCAACACCACCCCAGCCAGACCCGAGGGCCGGCGCCAGGGGTAACGCCAACACCACCCCAGCCAGACCCGAGGGCCGGCGCCAGGG ggccaactgtCAACGGCAAAGCAGAAAATGGCAAACAGACCCAGACACAGGGACATTTCTGCAAGACAACTGGCCTAGTCTCTTCAAAAAGTCAACGTCCCGAGTGGGGAAACCGGACTGCGGCCTGGCCGCTGAATGCCACGAGGATGACCGCTCACTCCCTCCACGGCCGTACTGCTGGGGCGAGAAC AGTCCAAAGGCACAGGTGGGGGACCCGCGCCAGCGCTCCAGCTCAGGGCCGGAGCAGCGGCGCCTGGACCTGCTCCCAACCCACCACCCAGCCTTCAGGACACACGCACGCCGGCCTGCAGCCCAAGCCCCGGGCACCTGGGGGCTGCCAGGCCGCACCCGGGCAGCCTCGTCCTCGGACGTGGCAGCCTTCCCACCAAGGCTACCG AGAAGCCACCACCCAGGACTGGCCGGGCGGAGGCCAGAGCGCACTGCGGGGCCGAACTCAGAGACCCAGGCCCGCAGCTACCTCCTGGAGACGCGGCGGGGCACCCTGACGCGGCCCAAGCAGCACACGGGCTCCGTGCAGGGCCGCGGAACCTGTCCACCCAGAGGCACTCCTGGTCACAGGTCAGGGCTGCCAGGCTGGCTCCACTTTGGCTTCGAGGGCATCCACGCAGTGCCAGTGCCTACTCTGGGCGGTCCCACCAGCCACAGGTCTGACGGGCCGCCACTGAACGTGGTTCAAGTGTCCACGTGCGCCCACGTGGCACCCGAACTCCCACTCCAAACAGCACACACCCCGGGCTGCTCCCTCCCAGCAGGCCGACCGTGGGCAGGCTCAGTCACCGGGCCCTGGGTGAGGATGGGCCCTCCGTTCAGGCCTGCGGGCTTGgggcgggcagggcagggccgcttggatggaggagccatgGCGGGCAGTGCCCAAG ACTTCGCTGGGGGGGTAGGCGGCTGCCGCAAGGCCTTCACCCGAAGGAGAGCGGAACCCGAGCAGGGTAAACACCTGAGCAAGGCGGGCGACGGGCCTTACGACAGGACATGGCCCGAACGCTGGGGCCGGGCTCCACACCTCACTGCTGCTTCTCACGCAGGGTCTCCGCTCCACCACCCCGAGACCCCTCGGCACGGGACGCAAAG AAACACGCACGGTAACCGAGAAGCATCAGAGCCGTGCAGAGATGAGAAGCGTCTCGTGTGCTCCCTGAGACGTGTAAACGAGGCCCCGGTTGCTCCTTCCTGGAAGCGCACAGAAAATGAAATACCGTACCTGGGTGGGGGGCACCCGAAAAGCACAGCGTGTAAGGCGATCCATGGCGGTGGCGGAGGGCAGAGGCCCTCAGGACAGACACACACCAAGCACCTGTCTGCCGGCCGGCGACCCCCGCCCCAGGGCGACTGCGGCCCGGGGTCCGCCGCGTGGTCAGCCGGAGAGCCCACGCCGGCCGGCACGTCTGTCCCCGTGCTCGCCCGCGGCCGGCCCGGGGTCCGCGCCCGCTTCCACGGCCTCGCGCTTGCTCCGCCGGCCGCGCGGCCGGAAGAGGCGCCCCGGGTGCCCCGCTGTCAGCCGGGCCGGCGGCCGCGGGGCGCGCAGCTGGAGTGGCGTCCGGGCGCCGAGACCGAGTCCGCCGCCCGGGCGGGGTCCCCGCGACTGCAGGacgcccccgccccgcctcgcGCAGGCGACCCCGCGCCCGCCCGGCCCGACTCCGGCCTCGCCCTCCGGCCCCGGCCCCCGGGTCCGGCCTCGGCCCCCGGCCCCTGGGTCTGGCTCCGGCGCCCCGGCGCCCCGACCTCCCGGCCCCGACCCCGACGGCGTGCCTGGACGGCCGGCCCCGGAAGCGAGCCGCGCACTCACCGCGGGGACCCCACGGCCGCGCAGGCAGACGCGCCCCATTCATCGGCCTCGGCTTTGTCCGCCCCCGGCCCctcccgcgccgccgccgccgccgccggacGCTGCACCCCTCCCAGGGCCCCGcgcggccggggcggggccgggggcggggccggcgcgcGCAGGCGCAGTGCCCGCACGCCCTCCACTCCCCGGGGCCCGGCCGGACGGGCGGCTCTAGGTGCAGAGGCGCCGCTGATGGGGAGGGTCTGGGCAGATTGCACAGGCGTAGCCCCGCCCCCCAGGGCCAGCTTGAGCGACCGCGCAGGCGCACTCCGACCCCGGGCCGGCGTGGGCCGATTGCGCAAGCGTAGCCATCACCTGGGCGAGGGCCGGCCGCGCAGGCGCAGTCCCCgcgcgccggccccgcccccgggcgGCCAGTTGGGAGGCCGCGAGGTACTCGGCGCTGGCTGGACGGGGGGCGTTGGCGGGGCGGGCCGCCGGGGCCTTCCTGGTGACTCGGCGGCAGGGCGGGCGCACGCGAGCCGCGGCATCGGGAGCTGCGGCGCGACGGGCGCCCTGTTCCGCCTGCAGGTGCGCGCAGGTGCGCGGCGCCGCCCGGCCGCGAAGCCTGGGAAGGCGTCCGTCCTGCCGAGGGGCTCCGGGGGGGCTCTGCGTGCGCGCCGGGCAAGTTTTGGCCCTGGAGTCAAGGGCGATAAGGTGCAGCCGTGCGCAGGGATTAAAGCTTAA